A region of the Halalkalibaculum roseum genome:
TGTTGACTTTCCCATCATCTCCCAAGTTAACCACATGAAAACTTTGAGTTGGTTGGTATGCCATAAAACTTCCAATTTTGTCCACATTATGAAATTCCTTTATCATTTTATTAAGTGGCAAATCTGTCAAACCATCCGTGTAATTTGCTAAAAAAACATCATCTCCATCCAGGTATGAACGCACTTTCATTAAGCGCTCACCTATGTTTGAGGTCATACCCGTATCTACAAAGGTAATATTCCAATCATCAAGGTCGCTATTGAGTAACTTGATTTTCCTGCCCCCATCATTTAATATAAAATTATTTGAGGTGTACTCATCATATTCCACGAAATAACGTTTTATATAATCTCCTTTATAACCCAAACACAGAATAAAATCCTTATGACCAAAGTGGGCGTAATACTTCATTACATTCCAAAGCAAAGGCCTATACCCCACCTTTACCATAGGTTTTGGCACTTTTTCAGAATAATCACGCATCCTAGTTCCCAGTCCGCCACAAAACAAAACTACCTTCATTAGGGTAAATATCTTGGATTTATTGATTTAGTTTGAAATAAGATTCTGAACACTACTTGAATTGACATACTCTTCCAACCAGTCTTCGTTTCTAAAATGTTTATATTGCTCGGCTCGTAATGTATCAGCTATTCGATTTTCCGGAAGTTCAACATCATCATAGGTTAAAACCTGGTCTTTCGAGATATCATTTTTCAAAATACACCCTTCCACCAGGCCTTCAGGCAGATAGCGTTGCCTGCTCATTTCATCTGTATTCACGGCTTCACCATAGGTCATATACATTCCATAATCATCCAAAGTCTCACCTTTTTTCAGATCTCTCTTAGCAACAGCACATACTTCAACCACAGGCCCTCCCAAAGGTTTTGCAATGGAATCACGAAAGATGGACACCCTGGCAATAGAATTAGGAACTTCAAAATGTACCAAATGATAGGGAACAAAAAATGGATATAAAGGACCATCACCTATTTTATACAATTTAAGATAATGCTGTTGCTTAGGATCGGTATGCTCCGCCAGGCAAAATACTTTTGTATGTGGGGTACCTACCACATAATCAATAATTCCACCTGCTTCCCTTAATTGGTCAATATCATAAATAGAACCGATATCCATGATGTCACCCTCATATTTTTTACCTCGAGACATGCCTCTTGAAGAAGTAACGAAACCGGTAGCATTTGCAACAATTGACTGTTCAAAACTTATCTTAGATCCATCGGCAAAACTGGTTACCATTGCAGGATTCTGACCCCACCTCTCAGCCCATTCCTGTTGCGTTGTAGGGTTTCTATATGGATCTTGAAGTCCTTTTATATTTCCTACTACACGTGGAGTGAGTCCCAATCCCTCCACCCATCTTACTAAATTCATCTGAACACCCGGTTCATCCCCGTCACAGGCCGATAAAATTACGTTATGCTTTTCAGCATAAACCTGTAAAATAGGGCCGATAGTCGCATCCAGTTCTGCATTCATCAATACGACATCTTTCCCATTCTTAAATGCCTCAAGAGTGACTTTTGCACCGAATTCTACAGACCCTGTTACATCCAACAGAACATCAATATATTCTGATTGTGCCAGTACAAAAGCGTCTTCGGTAACTACCGGCTTATCATTTCTAATAGCATCATTTACTTCATTGACAGTACTTGCTTCAATTATCCGGTCTCGCCCTGCATATTCATACGCTCCATAAGCTTTTTTAATATGGCGGTTAAAAATGCCTGACAATTTCATTCCGGGAACACTATTGATGATCTGGTTACTTATTCCCTGGCCCATAAAACCCGCACCTATCAGACCTACTCGTATAGGATTTCCTTCAGCTTCTCTTCGTTTCAGGGCATTATCAACTAATATCATATAGAACCAATTATTATATATTTATATATTTTTATAAAAAGCATTAAATACTCATTCTTTGAATTAACTCATCTTTGATCTTATCAAATGTTTCCCATTGGCTATCTTTCTCCGATAGCTCGGTAACCTCAATAGGCCATGAAAGATTGAATTGAGGATCGTCAAATGGAAGCCCACCTTCGGTGCTTGGGGTATAAAATTCACCTACCTGATAACTGGTTTCTGTATTATCCTCCAGAACCTGATATCCATGCGCATAACGCTCTGGTACATAAAGAGCCCGGTAGTTATCTTCCGAAAGTTCAACTGAGAAATGATCCAAGAAGGTATTGCTTTCCGGCCTTAGGTCTATGATGATATCGAGAATTTTGCCTCTGGTGCATCTTACCAGCTTAGTCTCTGCTGCGGGAGGATACTGGAAGTGCATACCTCTCATTGTTCCCTTTTTTTTGCTAAAGGCAATATTACCTTGCACTATGGTAGGACTTAATCCATGCTTTTTAAATTCATTTTGACAGAAAGCTCTTGCAAAAAAGCCTCTGTTATCTCCTTTTTTTTCAATATCGATTACATAGGAGCCTTTTAAATTTGTCTCAGTAAATTTCATAACTTCTCTTTTCTATTTTAAAAAATATCTGAACTATTCATTTCATTGTCTAGATGATCTCATAGTAACAATACCAAGCTGCTTATGAACTTAAAATATCAAGCCCAATACAAATCTTTATCCAACTGATTCGACTCTAAAAGAAATTTCAACTGTTTTAGGCGAGTGTAAGGACGTCCATTAAATGAATTTGCACTCATATTTATTTTTTCAAATATGGAATAAAGCTCTTCGGCTCCTTTTTGTGCCGTATATTCGCAGGAGAAGCCGGGCAACCGGCTGTTTATTTTATCAAATGAAACACGATAGCTTCTGTTGTCTCCCCCTTTGCTTCCAAATGTTAATCTGCAACCGGGAAATGCTTCTCCAACGATTTCAGCAATCTCCTTTACTCTAAAATTCTGATCGGTATCACCGACATTAAATATCTGGTTATGAATAATGTCTCGAGGTGATTCCAATACACATCTAATTGCTTTACTTATATCCTTGATGTGAACAAGCGGTCTCCATGGCATTCCGTCACTGGTCATTTCAATTACCCCTTTTGTCCAAGCCAGCCCGGCCAGATTGTTCAATACAATATCAAATCTCATTCTGGGAGATGCACCATAAGCCGTAGCATTTCTTAGAAAGGTGGGAGAGAAGTTATCATCAGCTAATTCTGATACATCATTTTCCACTTTAGTTTTACACTCTGCATAAGCTGTTTGAGGGTTTAAAGTTGAATCTTCCGTTTTATAATCCTCAGTCCCAACGCCATAAACACTACAAGACGAAGCATAAATAAATCTTTTTATACCTGCCTGTTTACAAAGTTTGGCAATTCGTACACTTCCTTTGTGATTTATTTTGAATGTAATTTCCGGATTAAGCTTACCTAGCGGATCATTGGAAAGTTCTGCAAGGTGTACCACTGCTTCAAATCCCTGTAAATCACTTAATTCAATATCTCTTAGATCTTTGTTGATATAAGCAGGATAGGTTCTCTCACCATTGTTGAACAACCAGCCCGATCTGTAAAATCCCGTATCGAATCCGGTTACTGCATATCCATTTTTAATGAGGTAAGGCCCCAATATAGATCCAATATAGCCGTCTGTCCCCGTAACCAAAACTTTCATCTTATACACTCTCTATTTCATTTTTTATTGTTCTTGAAATAATAATGGAAATAATGTTCTTGCTGTAATTAAAAATATTTAATTACTCCAGTAAAACCTGAATTATAGTCCACTATTGGTGTTTCAAGTGATAGATAATCTTGGAAGTTTATAATGAATCTTGTCTAAATAATTAATCTATTTTCGTTAAATTAACTTTTAATCAAATGAACTACCTGTTCCCATTGTTCCTCTATTAAAGTACTATAGCGTTGTTTCTGATACTCTAAATTTTCCTTCACATAAGTAATATTCTCGAGAGTTGCATTGAACTTCATGTACAATTCTTCTGCTGTGAATTTATTGATGTCTACATAACTGTTTTCAAAACCAACATCGTTTAATAACTCTTTTGACTTTCTGTGATAACAAATACCTAGAACAGGTTTACACATATTAAGTGGGAGAACTATTGAATGGAAACGTGTAGCAACAATTACATCCGCCGATGAGATAGTGTTAATCAAATCTTCTACCTTTTCATTACGAAAAACATAAACCTTTTCCATATCTATACTTTCAGTATTCTTAAGTCGCGCTAACATGTCATCAATTACAAGTAAGTCGGATGTATGATTGTTATATAAATAAACTCTAAATCCTTGTTCGATTACTTTATCTATAAACTTAGCTATTTGGTCAAGATAGTTTCCATATTTCTCTGGATTGCTAATAGGATAGTAGCGGCTATCATATACCGGCATTAGATTGATTGCCACTGTTTTCTGTTTATCTGAACGCAAAGTATCATCCGGCTTTGTTTTTAGCCCATGAGCAAGATCCGGATAAACCGGCCCTTCTGGGCCATTTATATATTCTTCTATTAATTTCTTGGAACCGACATCTCGATAGGATAAATAATTAGCACGAATAAGAGCTTTTTTTAACATCCAGAAACTTAAAGTATGCAAAATAGGCCCCCCACCTATACTCATAATAAGAACTTTAGCATCTGTTGATTTAGCTAGAAATATCCATTTAAATAATGTGTATGGATGCCCCCAAGGACCTCCCCGCGTATCTACACACTGGTGAGAACCACAAATGATGAGTGCATCCAAGTTTTTTAACTGCTCTCTCGCATTTCTAAGAAAGCGAATTTCAGATCCGATATTTCCTAATAAATATAAAAATCCAAATATAACCGGAGATTTTTTAATATTTTCAGGTAGAATATTTTTTATTAGACTTCGTAAATTGGAAAATATATTTGAATTATTTGGTGATTTAGGTTTTACATTTCCCGATTTTTCGGATTTAAAATAATTACTGCTATCAAATCGAATGGGAAATGATTGTATATTATGCCGATCCTGGGTGTTACAGGGTTTCAGAGAGAAACCTACTACTTCAATTTTACAGAAGCGTTCCCTAATATTTTGAATTACCGACGTAATAATAGCTTCATCACCCAAATTATTATTACCGTAATGACCGAATACTCCAACCCGGTAAGTCTTCTCTTCTTTATCCATACTATCTCCTTAGAATTAAGATTCTACTCAATTAGTGAAATTTAAGTCTGGAGATGATACTAGAAGCCAACCATTATAATGATCCTTCCCTCTGACCCTATTCTAGTTTTATGTCTAAAAAATATATCTTTGGGAGTTCAATTTTATTCAATCAAATGCTTATCTAGACTTTACTTAATATAAGTTTCAGAAACAATGGGAAAGATTACACAAAGGATAAATATTGGATCATAGTTGATATGACAGTGAAAAGCAGAAATCACACGGAAATTTTATAACCACATGACCTAATGAAAATAAATTTCAAGGGGTGTAATTCCTTTTGTAACTGTATTTATTCTTTTAATTAAAGAGGAAAAATCAAAATAAAGAGCTGTAACAATGATAATCACTTCCTGATTTCGTTGTTCATTCTGAAGTTTAAATTTGACAAGATTAGTAAATAAATAGTATGAAATGTTATTCTCTAACTTTTGGGATGATATATCACATATGCTTTCTAGTCAGTAATCCGTTTTTTATTTATTACCCATGTTGAAATAGGCCAGCTTTTCACATTTTTAGTCGCGAGCCAATGTGCAGGATGCCATTGTGAATTAGGTATAGGTTCAAAACGCAAACCTAAAAATATGAATAGCCATACGTATGGGTTTCCCCATCCGCCAACATCTAATACTTCTCCATGGTGTTTTGTTAAATGCTTTAAGCCCTCAGGGGTAAATCTCCAGAAATCTTTAGGGGCTCCATGAACTGGATTAATTAAACAGGTAGCCTGAACTGAAATACCATTAGGTTTTAAAACTCTAAACATTTCATCAATAGCTAGCTGCGGATTACCTTCCACGTGTTCCAGTACCTGGTCAGATACAACAGCATCAAACTCTGCGTCATTAAAAGGCAGATCCAGAATATTTATTTCCGGATAAGAGGCATCAGTGATTTGTTCGTCTTTAAATCCTATTATTCTCGCTAAATTTTCGGAATGACTTATTGATAATACCTTTTGATCAGCAGGTCTGGATTCTGAGAATTTTACTAAATATTTATACATATAGAAACGTGTGACATGAGGCCCCTTGTTTAATCCTGTTATAGATAAGTGGTAAAGTTTTTTTATCCCCTTATAAAGAATATTCTTTAACATTTGTGTAATATCTTATTTTATTAGCATAAAAAAGCAATAAAGCTTTTTGTTCTTTTTTAGTAGTGTGACAAAATTTAAATTTGATTCACTGTCACAAAATTTTGGTTTAATAAAAAATATAAAGTCTATCATATATTCTAAGGCTTTAAATAGTGACTTGCAGTTAGGGAAATTTAATTTGAGTAAAATCATTAATTAGCGAATCATAAGTCATCTCTATCCTCAATAAGCAAAGGTCAAGAGTTGGAGCCATTTGCCAGGAGCTTGGGAACAGCAGCGCCACCTTTTATAACTGGAAAGCAAGTATGGCCGCCTTTGTGGAAATGAGCTAGCCAGAATTAAGGAAACAGAAGCCAAAAACGCTCGTCTGAATCGCATTTATACTGACCACTTTCTAGTGCACACCGCCATGATTTATGTTGTTAAAAAAGCTCTAAGCTGTATTGTCAGGCGGGAATTTGTTACCTATATGCAACAGCGTCACAGGGTAAGCATTCGTCAGAGCTGCAAAGCCGTTGGTATTCTCCCCGCAGCGCCTATAGCTACAAGCGAAAACCAAAGTATGATCAGCCGATGATAGATGCCCTTCTTATGTTAACCAATTAATATCCGGCCATTGGTTTTGTAAATATTACTACCTCCTGCGCGTAATAGAACCACCGTTATAATCACATGAGGGTGTTATTGGGTCTATACGGCCTTAAGATTAAATATCAGACGGAAACAAAGAAGCTTCTGCTGGCCCATAACTGTTCCAATCGGAGGTGCACAATAAGGTGTAGAGACTGGATTTTATACACGAAAACCTATGAAATGGGCTTAATTTTCGCATGCTGAACTTAATCAACGATTATAACCAACAGGTGCTCTAGATTGAAACAGACATCTCACTTCCAACATTGTGGGTAATCCGTGTGCTGGATAATCCCAAATACTCTCGCGGGTTGCCTAATATTATTAGAGTAGACAACGGACCGAAGATTATCTTCCGAAAATTAGATAACTCGTGCAAGTATAACGTAACCCTAGCTTTTATCCAGCCGGTTAAGCCAACTCATAACACCTATGTAGAACGGCTGAATGACTGCATCCGAACGGAGCTGCTGAAGCCTAAGCGTCTTTAAATAAGGGCGAAATGCGAGTGAAAATAATCCATACAAATACGATTATAAACAAAATCGAACCTACTACAAATTACTTAAATAAAAAAACCAATAGAAGTGTTAATAGAATCAAAACACTCTACTTTAGAATGTTCCAAAATATAGGGAAGCTTACACATTACTTATACTAAGAACATAGAAGTTCATATTTTATCTAATGATTTGGTCATAAATAAAATAACTCGTTGTAATGGTGCCTAAAATGGGGCCGATTATACCTAAATAGTCCAGAAAACTTGGCTTCCTTTCAACTTCAACAGTTATAATTTCTTCATTGGATAAATTATACGTACGAAATTCTTTGGGTACTCTTTCTGAATAGCGGAAACTAAAGTATTTTGCCACCTCTCTTCGATTTTCGCTATCATATTTTGATAAGGTCACTTTAATTCTGGATTTAGCAAATGCTGCTCCCGCTCCACGTTGAGCACCTGTTAAACTATTAGGACCTCCTGCATAAGATATTAACTGGGCAATGGTCATATCCCTAGGTACTAAATAACGACCTGATCTTCCAATATCGCCCCAAACATTAACCGTATCTGCCAACTGACCGGGCTCAACGAGACGTATTAAAACTTCATTAATGTTATCATCTTCACCAAATTGGGCATACAAAGGTGAACTCAGAAATAGTAAAAGAAAAAGTATGAATAGTGATCGAATTGTTAATTTCAGACCCATTTTAATGGCAAATTAGATATTTAAATTTAAATTATATCTCTTATACTTTTTCATATTCATAGTATTGACTATATCTATAAGTGTGAAGACCCTTGGTTTCGTACGAATCATAACTTTTATCAGGTTTATAAGCTGTTAATACAAGACTTAAATTCGTTTCTTCATTATTATCAAGGTCATCTAAGGTATGAGAAAGTACATTAATCTTGGTTTCTCCAAACTTAGCAGCAACAATTACAGAATCTGTTAGGTTAAGTAACGATGCTACATCTGAAACCAAACCATGGGGCGGCGTATCAAATAATATAATGTCATAATTTGGGCAAACAACTTTAATCATTTCCTTAAATTTATCACTTGCAAGCAAATTAGCCGGCGACATCGGTTTTCCACCGGTAGGTAACAGGCTTAGGCCCTCTATTCCCGACTCCTTTATAGCACCCGATAACTTACTACCTTCAAAAAGTACTTCATTAATACCATCCGAGTTATCAATTGAGAAAAGTTTATGGACAGCAGGTCTTCTAAAGTCACAATCAATAATCAGGACCTTTTTGTCAATTTCAGCAAAAGCGGCTCCAAGATTTGCCGTTAATGTAGTTTTACCCTCTCCTTTACCGCTACTGGTTATTAGTATAGATTTGGGAATAGAATCTGGATTGGTATAAAGCAACTGGCTTACAATTTTACGGTAAGATTCCGCTACAGGCGTATCAATATAATGATAAAAAACTACACTCTTGGAAATACCGGTTCCTTTAACATCACTATCATTACTTGAGAACCAGCTATTTGTCTTAATTAGTGAGTGATCATAGATAACAGATAGCAATGGGTATGGAAAGTATTTCAACTGTTCTGAACTATTAATAATGGTGCTAAATCCATTTTTCAATATCAATAATCCAATTGGAAGAATAATTCCAACCATGGCTGCAAAACCAAGCCAAAGAATTTTATTTGGTTTTACCGGGCTGTACCTAGGGTTGGCACGGTCTACAATTGTACCACTGCTGTTTTGGGTTTGTTGCCATAGAGCGATTTCAGATTCCTGCGAAATCAGATTACTCAGATATTGTTTATGCCGTTCAACTTCGGCTTCAAGCCTTGCCAACTTCACTTGTTTGTCGGGATAAGAGTCTAAAAATGATTCTGCGTCTTTAATGCGTTCATTTAATACCTCAATTTGAGATTCGTATTGATTCTTGTTCAACCGTAACCCAATTAAATTTTGGCGTATGTTAGATAGTTCTTCAGCCAGGTTACCGTCACCTGTATCGGTGAACCCTTGAGTATCATTAAGTAACCCCTCACTTAATTTTTGTATCTCTTCTTCAACCTCTTTTATCTGTTGGTTTAATCTTCTAAGCTCCGGCTCAGAGTCTGGATTTTCTTTAAGCTGGGGATTTTGAGAAAGAATAACAAAACGGCGGGTTTTCAAATCAGCCAGCCTATCCTGAAAGCGTGAAATCGTTGGGCCTATGGCATTTGTAAACTGGTCTTTCAGTCCGGGCTTAATAGCTTCAACCTGTTGTTCATAATTATTAATAGAAGTGTTAATCGACTCAAGCTCAATTTCCAAAGTCTGCTTTTCAGCTTGTAGCTCTGAAAGTGAATTAACTGAATTACTGGCTTGTTCATCGATGGCAACTAATTGATTTTCATCTTTAAAATTTACGAGCCTTTCTTCTGCATCATCTAATTGAGCATTAGCCTCCAACTTTTTTTCTTGTAAAAAAGAAAGTGCACGACTAGCAGATTTTTGTTTTTGCTCAAGTGACTTTTCCTGAAATGTTTCGAGTGCCAGATTAACAACTTTTGCTGCTTCCTTAGGAGAATAACTCTGGTAACTGATTTCCAAAAGGTTCGGTTCAAAGCGTTGACCGGTAGGCTCAACTGTTTTAACAGATAACCCATTTCTTATTCTACTCGAAGCCCTGTCTAAAGAAATGATTGTAGAATCTTCAGGATATTTTAGCCATAAGGTTGTATAACCTTGGT
Encoded here:
- a CDS encoding sugar phosphate nucleotidyltransferase codes for the protein MKVVLFCGGLGTRMRDYSEKVPKPMVKVGYRPLLWNVMKYYAHFGHKDFILCLGYKGDYIKRYFVEYDEYTSNNFILNDGGRKIKLLNSDLDDWNITFVDTGMTSNIGERLMKVRSYLDGDDVFLANYTDGLTDLPLNKMIKEFHNVDKIGSFMAYQPTQSFHVVNLGDDGKVNSISPIGDSGLRVNTGYFIFKKEIFDYMKKGEELVVEPFQRLIKANQLHGYKYDGFWTALDTFKDKQLIDDLYAEGKTPWKVWKDNGD
- a CDS encoding NAD(P)H-dependent oxidoreductase, which encodes MILVDNALKRREAEGNPIRVGLIGAGFMGQGISNQIINSVPGMKLSGIFNRHIKKAYGAYEYAGRDRIIEASTVNEVNDAIRNDKPVVTEDAFVLAQSEYIDVLLDVTGSVEFGAKVTLEAFKNGKDVVLMNAELDATIGPILQVYAEKHNVILSACDGDEPGVQMNLVRWVEGLGLTPRVVGNIKGLQDPYRNPTTQQEWAERWGQNPAMVTSFADGSKISFEQSIVANATGFVTSSRGMSRGKKYEGDIMDIGSIYDIDQLREAGGIIDYVVGTPHTKVFCLAEHTDPKQQHYLKLYKIGDGPLYPFFVPYHLVHFEVPNSIARVSIFRDSIAKPLGGPVVEVCAVAKRDLKKGETLDDYGMYMTYGEAVNTDEMSRQRYLPEGLVEGCILKNDISKDQVLTYDDVELPENRIADTLRAEQYKHFRNEDWLEEYVNSSSVQNLISN
- the rfbC gene encoding dTDP-4-dehydrorhamnose 3,5-epimerase gives rise to the protein MKFTETNLKGSYVIDIEKKGDNRGFFARAFCQNEFKKHGLSPTIVQGNIAFSKKKGTMRGMHFQYPPAAETKLVRCTRGKILDIIIDLRPESNTFLDHFSVELSEDNYRALYVPERYAHGYQVLEDNTETSYQVGEFYTPSTEGGLPFDDPQFNLSWPIEVTELSEKDSQWETFDKIKDELIQRMSI
- a CDS encoding NAD-dependent epimerase/dehydratase family protein; the encoded protein is MKVLVTGTDGYIGSILGPYLIKNGYAVTGFDTGFYRSGWLFNNGERTYPAYINKDLRDIELSDLQGFEAVVHLAELSNDPLGKLNPEITFKINHKGSVRIAKLCKQAGIKRFIYASSCSVYGVGTEDYKTEDSTLNPQTAYAECKTKVENDVSELADDNFSPTFLRNATAYGASPRMRFDIVLNNLAGLAWTKGVIEMTSDGMPWRPLVHIKDISKAIRCVLESPRDIIHNQIFNVGDTDQNFRVKEIAEIVGEAFPGCRLTFGSKGGDNRSYRVSFDKINSRLPGFSCEYTAQKGAEELYSIFEKINMSANSFNGRPYTRLKQLKFLLESNQLDKDLYWA
- a CDS encoding polysaccharide pyruvyl transferase family protein; translated protein: MDKEEKTYRVGVFGHYGNNNLGDEAIITSVIQNIRERFCKIEVVGFSLKPCNTQDRHNIQSFPIRFDSSNYFKSEKSGNVKPKSPNNSNIFSNLRSLIKNILPENIKKSPVIFGFLYLLGNIGSEIRFLRNAREQLKNLDALIICGSHQCVDTRGGPWGHPYTLFKWIFLAKSTDAKVLIMSIGGGPILHTLSFWMLKKALIRANYLSYRDVGSKKLIEEYINGPEGPVYPDLAHGLKTKPDDTLRSDKQKTVAINLMPVYDSRYYPISNPEKYGNYLDQIAKFIDKVIEQGFRVYLYNNHTSDLLVIDDMLARLKNTESIDMEKVYVFRNEKVEDLINTISSADVIVATRFHSIVLPLNMCKPVLGICYHRKSKELLNDVGFENSYVDINKFTAEELYMKFNATLENITYVKENLEYQKQRYSTLIEEQWEQVVHLIKS
- a CDS encoding class I SAM-dependent methyltransferase — encoded protein: MLKNILYKGIKKLYHLSITGLNKGPHVTRFYMYKYLVKFSESRPADQKVLSISHSENLARIIGFKDEQITDASYPEINILDLPFNDAEFDAVVSDQVLEHVEGNPQLAIDEMFRVLKPNGISVQATCLINPVHGAPKDFWRFTPEGLKHLTKHHGEVLDVGGWGNPYVWLFIFLGLRFEPIPNSQWHPAHWLATKNVKSWPISTWVINKKRITD
- a CDS encoding GumC family protein, which produces MKATKSTFSQDLFDPKKIVPLVQRHVWSILIFTILSVLVTYYTVNNYLLPVYQSKGTLIITTNENTLPGSGGARGGVGSGVGDIVSRSFTSNFGNPVQNAIYLFRAQDLSDQVAKDLIASFDSTNYQGYTTLWLKYPEDSTIISLDRASSRIRNGLSVKTVEPTGQRFEPNLLEISYQSYSPKEAAKVVNLALETFQEKSLEQKQKSASRALSFLQEKKLEANAQLDDAEERLVNFKDENQLVAIDEQASNSVNSLSELQAEKQTLEIELESINTSINNYEQQVEAIKPGLKDQFTNAIGPTISRFQDRLADLKTRRFVILSQNPQLKENPDSEPELRRLNQQIKEVEEEIQKLSEGLLNDTQGFTDTGDGNLAEELSNIRQNLIGLRLNKNQYESQIEVLNERIKDAESFLDSYPDKQVKLARLEAEVERHKQYLSNLISQESEIALWQQTQNSSGTIVDRANPRYSPVKPNKILWLGFAAMVGIILPIGLLILKNGFSTIINSSEQLKYFPYPLLSVIYDHSLIKTNSWFSSNDSDVKGTGISKSVVFYHYIDTPVAESYRKIVSQLLYTNPDSIPKSILITSSGKGEGKTTLTANLGAAFAEIDKKVLIIDCDFRRPAVHKLFSIDNSDGINEVLFEGSKLSGAIKESGIEGLSLLPTGGKPMSPANLLASDKFKEMIKVVCPNYDIILFDTPPHGLVSDVASLLNLTDSVIVAAKFGETKINVLSHTLDDLDNNEETNLSLVLTAYKPDKSYDSYETKGLHTYRYSQYYEYEKV